Proteins encoded together in one Rana temporaria chromosome 6, aRanTem1.1, whole genome shotgun sequence window:
- the MARCHF7 gene encoding E3 ubiquitin-protein ligase MARCHF7 isoform X2: protein MEPKPSRLPRRITVQPSHTSPLTARMFRSNRLGGQSDAYRTSDSALRPDSDFQDSSPLRSSRDWVSRERETIEPSWKTPSSSYQRCSGTYDRPVSGSFLGNRSRVSTASQPSWYDPLERSQSTYTGLGSQQDWDSKRPKLSYYTPLNGARTTNANYTSPSESSSRHGRFPRASMFHSELSRDRDRTDTSIHELGDYRHRNGDIASSYLQDRVSSYAQGARPKDNSLSTVRLDTSVSRQLPSQSPSFTRDSSRSSRTTSYRDLRSPQRDVSSEVHHSTSRSEATSRSTSGRISPSSPIPRSDQTTDGDGRRTTRHLLSRLASSMSSTFFSRRSSQDSSSGRSQDAEEAHSSLHSVTPEPSPTIPANSEALENRPSEQSQGFAFLRRRRWGISTLSPNQSSDSDAESYRSEDSETRTSGSWLPSSFRNRCTPLFSRRRREGRDETARASSTSTSDTSRIHNPFRRASQEDSSLDEVQVNVPGPATARSSSRSSASSSSSSAAASIAETLFSRRNSGISGMLPSSLLHFSVPAALGSSLSDNVMITVDIIPSGRTSDGQESEKTRDSSRDPEKLKKIKESLLLEDSEEEEGDLCRICQTGASSPSNPFIEPCKCSGSLQYIHQDCMKKWLHAKINSGSSLETITTCELCKEKLDLNLEDFDIQELYQAHASDRAEYEFISSGLYLVVLLHLCEQRFSDMLGAANEANTRVRFINLARTLQAHMEDLDTSDDSEDEQV, encoded by the exons ATGGAACCTAAGCCATCAAGATTGCCCCGACGGATAACAGTCCAGCCTTCCCATACTTCACCTTTAACAGCCAGGATGTTTAGATCAAACAGGTTAGGAGGTCAAAGTGACGCCTATCGCACAAGTGATAGCGCTTTGAGACCTGATTCAGACTTCCAG GACTCCAGCCCATTGCGTTCAAGTAGAGACTGGGTTTCCAGAGAGAGGGAGACCATTGAACCATCTTGGAAGACTCCTTCATCCAGCTATCAGCGCTGCTCAGGGACTTATGATCGCCCAGTATCTGGGAGCTTCTTGGGAAACAGAAGCAGGGTT TCAACAGCATCACAACCATCTTGGTATGATCCTTTAGAGCGGTCGCAGAGCACTTACACTGGACTGGGCAGCCAACAAGACTGGGATTCTAAAAGACCTAAACTATCCTATTATACCCCTCTTAATGGTGCAAGGACTACTAATGCCAACTATACCTCCCCCTCAG AATCATCAAGCAGGCATGGACGCTTTCCTAGGGCATCAATGTTTCATTCTGAATTGTCGAGGGATCGGGACAGAACAGACACCTCTATACATGAGCTTGGTGATTATAGGCATAGAAATGGTGATATTGCTTCTTCAT ATCTTCAGGACAGAGTTTCTTCATATGCACAAGGCGCTAGACCAAAAGACAACTCTCTAAGCACAGTCCGACTCGACACATCAGTCAGCCGCCAGTTGCCTTCACAGAGCCCTTCATTTACTAGAGATTCAAGCAGGAGTTCAAGAACAACTTCTTACAGAGACCTACGTTCTCCACAAAGGGACGTTTCCTCTGAGGTTCATCACTCTACAAGCCGAAGTGAGGCTACATCACGGAGTACTTCAGGAAGAATCTCGCCTTCATCACCGATACCAAGAAGTGACCAAACTACAGATGGTGATGGCAGGCGTACAACGAGGCACCTCCTGTCGCGCCTTGCATCTAGTATGTCTTCCACCTTCTTTTCGAGGAGGTCCAGCCAGGATTCTTCAAGTGGAAGATCACAAGATGCAGAAGAAGCGCATTCAAGTTTACATAGTGTTACTCCTGAACCCAGTCCTACCATCCCTGCCAACAGTGAAGCACTAGAAAATAGGCCTTCTGAACAATCTCAGGGATTTGCATTTCTTAGGAGGAGAAGATGGGGCATCTCAACATTGTCTCCAAATCAGAGTTCAGATTCTGATGCTGAGAGCTACAGGTCAGAAGATTCTGAAACTAGGACTTCAGGCTCATGGCTGCCTTCTTCTTTCAGGAATAGATGTACACCTCTCTTCTCTAGAAGGAGACGGGAAGGAAGAGATGAGACTGCTAGAGCATCCTCTACCTCTACCTCTGACACTAGCAGAATACACAATCCTTTTAGAAGGGCATCACAAGAAGATTCTTCATTAGATGAAGTACAAGTCAATGTTCCAGGGCCTGCTACAGCTAGGAGTTCTTCCCGATCATCAGCCTCTTCTAGCAGCAGTTCAGCTGCTGCCTCTATAGCGGAGACTCTTTTCAGCAGGAGAAATTCAGGAATTTCAGGCATGCTTCCTAGCTCTCTCCTACACTTCTCAGTGCCGGCTGCACTAGGGAGTTCCTTATCGGACAATGTCATGATAACTGTAGATATTATTCCCTCAGGTAGGACAAGTGATGGACAAGAAAGTGAAAAGACTCGAGACTCCTCAAGGGATCCTGAGAAGCTGAAGAAAATTAaagaaag ccttctACTAGAGGACTCTGAGGAGGAAGAAGGTGACTTATGCAGAATATGTCAGACTGGAGCATCCAGTCCAAGCAATCCCTTTATTGAGCCATGCAAGTGTTCTGGTAGCTTGCAGTATATTCACCAGGACTGTATGAAAAAATGGCTGCATGCCAAGATCAACTCTG GTTCTAGTTTGGAAACTATAACTACATGTGAATTGTGTAAAGAGAAGCTGGATCTGAACTTGGAAGATTTTGACATTCAAGAGCTTTACCAGGCACATGCAAGTGATAGG GCAGAATATGAATTCATAAGCTCCGGATTGTATCTGGTCGTCTTACTGCACTTGTGTGAGCAgcgcttctctgacatgctgggGGCAGCTAATGAAGCAAACACTCGGGTTAGA TTTATTAATCTTGCCCGGACCCTTCAAGCACACATGGAAGATCTCGACA CCTCAGACGATTCAGAAGATGAACAGGTGTGA
- the MARCHF7 gene encoding E3 ubiquitin-protein ligase MARCHF7 isoform X1 has product MEPKPSRLPRRITVQPSHTSPLTARMFRSNRLGGQSDAYRTSDSALRPDSDFQDSSPLRSSRDWVSRERETIEPSWKTPSSSYQRCSGTYDRPVSGSFLGNRSRVSTASQPSWYDPLERSQSTYTGLGSQQDWDSKRPKLSYYTPLNGARTTNANYTSPSESSSRHGRFPRASMFHSELSRDRDRTDTSIHELGDYRHRNGDIASSYLQDRVSSYAQGARPKDNSLSTVRLDTSVSRQLPSQSPSFTRDSSRSSRTTSYRDLRSPQRDVSSEVHHSTSRSEATSRSTSGRISPSSPIPRSDQTTDGDGRRTTRHLLSRLASSMSSTFFSRRSSQDSSSGRSQDAEEAHSSLHSVTPEPSPTIPANSEALENRPSEQSQGFAFLRRRRWGISTLSPNQSSDSDAESYRSEDSETRTSGSWLPSSFRNRCTPLFSRRRREGRDETARASSTSTSDTSRIHNPFRRASQEDSSLDEVQVNVPGPATARSSSRSSASSSSSSAAASIAETLFSRRNSGISGMLPSSLLHFSVPAALGSSLSDNVMITVDIIPSGRTSDGQESEKTRDSSRDPEKLKKIKESLLLEDSEEEEGDLCRICQTGASSPSNPFIEPCKCSGSLQYIHQDCMKKWLHAKINSGSSLETITTCELCKEKLDLNLEDFDIQELYQAHASDRAEYEFISSGLYLVVLLHLCEQRFSDMLGAANEANTRFINLARTLQAHMEDLDTSDDSEDEQV; this is encoded by the exons ATGGAACCTAAGCCATCAAGATTGCCCCGACGGATAACAGTCCAGCCTTCCCATACTTCACCTTTAACAGCCAGGATGTTTAGATCAAACAGGTTAGGAGGTCAAAGTGACGCCTATCGCACAAGTGATAGCGCTTTGAGACCTGATTCAGACTTCCAG GACTCCAGCCCATTGCGTTCAAGTAGAGACTGGGTTTCCAGAGAGAGGGAGACCATTGAACCATCTTGGAAGACTCCTTCATCCAGCTATCAGCGCTGCTCAGGGACTTATGATCGCCCAGTATCTGGGAGCTTCTTGGGAAACAGAAGCAGGGTT TCAACAGCATCACAACCATCTTGGTATGATCCTTTAGAGCGGTCGCAGAGCACTTACACTGGACTGGGCAGCCAACAAGACTGGGATTCTAAAAGACCTAAACTATCCTATTATACCCCTCTTAATGGTGCAAGGACTACTAATGCCAACTATACCTCCCCCTCAG AATCATCAAGCAGGCATGGACGCTTTCCTAGGGCATCAATGTTTCATTCTGAATTGTCGAGGGATCGGGACAGAACAGACACCTCTATACATGAGCTTGGTGATTATAGGCATAGAAATGGTGATATTGCTTCTTCAT ATCTTCAGGACAGAGTTTCTTCATATGCACAAGGCGCTAGACCAAAAGACAACTCTCTAAGCACAGTCCGACTCGACACATCAGTCAGCCGCCAGTTGCCTTCACAGAGCCCTTCATTTACTAGAGATTCAAGCAGGAGTTCAAGAACAACTTCTTACAGAGACCTACGTTCTCCACAAAGGGACGTTTCCTCTGAGGTTCATCACTCTACAAGCCGAAGTGAGGCTACATCACGGAGTACTTCAGGAAGAATCTCGCCTTCATCACCGATACCAAGAAGTGACCAAACTACAGATGGTGATGGCAGGCGTACAACGAGGCACCTCCTGTCGCGCCTTGCATCTAGTATGTCTTCCACCTTCTTTTCGAGGAGGTCCAGCCAGGATTCTTCAAGTGGAAGATCACAAGATGCAGAAGAAGCGCATTCAAGTTTACATAGTGTTACTCCTGAACCCAGTCCTACCATCCCTGCCAACAGTGAAGCACTAGAAAATAGGCCTTCTGAACAATCTCAGGGATTTGCATTTCTTAGGAGGAGAAGATGGGGCATCTCAACATTGTCTCCAAATCAGAGTTCAGATTCTGATGCTGAGAGCTACAGGTCAGAAGATTCTGAAACTAGGACTTCAGGCTCATGGCTGCCTTCTTCTTTCAGGAATAGATGTACACCTCTCTTCTCTAGAAGGAGACGGGAAGGAAGAGATGAGACTGCTAGAGCATCCTCTACCTCTACCTCTGACACTAGCAGAATACACAATCCTTTTAGAAGGGCATCACAAGAAGATTCTTCATTAGATGAAGTACAAGTCAATGTTCCAGGGCCTGCTACAGCTAGGAGTTCTTCCCGATCATCAGCCTCTTCTAGCAGCAGTTCAGCTGCTGCCTCTATAGCGGAGACTCTTTTCAGCAGGAGAAATTCAGGAATTTCAGGCATGCTTCCTAGCTCTCTCCTACACTTCTCAGTGCCGGCTGCACTAGGGAGTTCCTTATCGGACAATGTCATGATAACTGTAGATATTATTCCCTCAGGTAGGACAAGTGATGGACAAGAAAGTGAAAAGACTCGAGACTCCTCAAGGGATCCTGAGAAGCTGAAGAAAATTAaagaaag ccttctACTAGAGGACTCTGAGGAGGAAGAAGGTGACTTATGCAGAATATGTCAGACTGGAGCATCCAGTCCAAGCAATCCCTTTATTGAGCCATGCAAGTGTTCTGGTAGCTTGCAGTATATTCACCAGGACTGTATGAAAAAATGGCTGCATGCCAAGATCAACTCTG GTTCTAGTTTGGAAACTATAACTACATGTGAATTGTGTAAAGAGAAGCTGGATCTGAACTTGGAAGATTTTGACATTCAAGAGCTTTACCAGGCACATGCAAGTGATAGG GCAGAATATGAATTCATAAGCTCCGGATTGTATCTGGTCGTCTTACTGCACTTGTGTGAGCAgcgcttctctgacatgctgggGGCAGCTAATGAAGCAAACACTCGG TTTATTAATCTTGCCCGGACCCTTCAAGCACACATGGAAGATCTCGACA CCTCAGACGATTCAGAAGATGAACAGGTGTGA
- the MARCHF7 gene encoding E3 ubiquitin-protein ligase MARCHF7 isoform X3, translated as MSSDIFLKDSSPLRSSRDWVSRERETIEPSWKTPSSSYQRCSGTYDRPVSGSFLGNRSRVSTASQPSWYDPLERSQSTYTGLGSQQDWDSKRPKLSYYTPLNGARTTNANYTSPSESSSRHGRFPRASMFHSELSRDRDRTDTSIHELGDYRHRNGDIASSYLQDRVSSYAQGARPKDNSLSTVRLDTSVSRQLPSQSPSFTRDSSRSSRTTSYRDLRSPQRDVSSEVHHSTSRSEATSRSTSGRISPSSPIPRSDQTTDGDGRRTTRHLLSRLASSMSSTFFSRRSSQDSSSGRSQDAEEAHSSLHSVTPEPSPTIPANSEALENRPSEQSQGFAFLRRRRWGISTLSPNQSSDSDAESYRSEDSETRTSGSWLPSSFRNRCTPLFSRRRREGRDETARASSTSTSDTSRIHNPFRRASQEDSSLDEVQVNVPGPATARSSSRSSASSSSSSAAASIAETLFSRRNSGISGMLPSSLLHFSVPAALGSSLSDNVMITVDIIPSGRTSDGQESEKTRDSSRDPEKLKKIKESLLLEDSEEEEGDLCRICQTGASSPSNPFIEPCKCSGSLQYIHQDCMKKWLHAKINSGSSLETITTCELCKEKLDLNLEDFDIQELYQAHASDRAEYEFISSGLYLVVLLHLCEQRFSDMLGAANEANTRVRFINLARTLQAHMEDLDTSDDSEDEQV; from the exons ATGTcttcagacatttttttaaag GACTCCAGCCCATTGCGTTCAAGTAGAGACTGGGTTTCCAGAGAGAGGGAGACCATTGAACCATCTTGGAAGACTCCTTCATCCAGCTATCAGCGCTGCTCAGGGACTTATGATCGCCCAGTATCTGGGAGCTTCTTGGGAAACAGAAGCAGGGTT TCAACAGCATCACAACCATCTTGGTATGATCCTTTAGAGCGGTCGCAGAGCACTTACACTGGACTGGGCAGCCAACAAGACTGGGATTCTAAAAGACCTAAACTATCCTATTATACCCCTCTTAATGGTGCAAGGACTACTAATGCCAACTATACCTCCCCCTCAG AATCATCAAGCAGGCATGGACGCTTTCCTAGGGCATCAATGTTTCATTCTGAATTGTCGAGGGATCGGGACAGAACAGACACCTCTATACATGAGCTTGGTGATTATAGGCATAGAAATGGTGATATTGCTTCTTCAT ATCTTCAGGACAGAGTTTCTTCATATGCACAAGGCGCTAGACCAAAAGACAACTCTCTAAGCACAGTCCGACTCGACACATCAGTCAGCCGCCAGTTGCCTTCACAGAGCCCTTCATTTACTAGAGATTCAAGCAGGAGTTCAAGAACAACTTCTTACAGAGACCTACGTTCTCCACAAAGGGACGTTTCCTCTGAGGTTCATCACTCTACAAGCCGAAGTGAGGCTACATCACGGAGTACTTCAGGAAGAATCTCGCCTTCATCACCGATACCAAGAAGTGACCAAACTACAGATGGTGATGGCAGGCGTACAACGAGGCACCTCCTGTCGCGCCTTGCATCTAGTATGTCTTCCACCTTCTTTTCGAGGAGGTCCAGCCAGGATTCTTCAAGTGGAAGATCACAAGATGCAGAAGAAGCGCATTCAAGTTTACATAGTGTTACTCCTGAACCCAGTCCTACCATCCCTGCCAACAGTGAAGCACTAGAAAATAGGCCTTCTGAACAATCTCAGGGATTTGCATTTCTTAGGAGGAGAAGATGGGGCATCTCAACATTGTCTCCAAATCAGAGTTCAGATTCTGATGCTGAGAGCTACAGGTCAGAAGATTCTGAAACTAGGACTTCAGGCTCATGGCTGCCTTCTTCTTTCAGGAATAGATGTACACCTCTCTTCTCTAGAAGGAGACGGGAAGGAAGAGATGAGACTGCTAGAGCATCCTCTACCTCTACCTCTGACACTAGCAGAATACACAATCCTTTTAGAAGGGCATCACAAGAAGATTCTTCATTAGATGAAGTACAAGTCAATGTTCCAGGGCCTGCTACAGCTAGGAGTTCTTCCCGATCATCAGCCTCTTCTAGCAGCAGTTCAGCTGCTGCCTCTATAGCGGAGACTCTTTTCAGCAGGAGAAATTCAGGAATTTCAGGCATGCTTCCTAGCTCTCTCCTACACTTCTCAGTGCCGGCTGCACTAGGGAGTTCCTTATCGGACAATGTCATGATAACTGTAGATATTATTCCCTCAGGTAGGACAAGTGATGGACAAGAAAGTGAAAAGACTCGAGACTCCTCAAGGGATCCTGAGAAGCTGAAGAAAATTAaagaaag ccttctACTAGAGGACTCTGAGGAGGAAGAAGGTGACTTATGCAGAATATGTCAGACTGGAGCATCCAGTCCAAGCAATCCCTTTATTGAGCCATGCAAGTGTTCTGGTAGCTTGCAGTATATTCACCAGGACTGTATGAAAAAATGGCTGCATGCCAAGATCAACTCTG GTTCTAGTTTGGAAACTATAACTACATGTGAATTGTGTAAAGAGAAGCTGGATCTGAACTTGGAAGATTTTGACATTCAAGAGCTTTACCAGGCACATGCAAGTGATAGG GCAGAATATGAATTCATAAGCTCCGGATTGTATCTGGTCGTCTTACTGCACTTGTGTGAGCAgcgcttctctgacatgctgggGGCAGCTAATGAAGCAAACACTCGGGTTAGA TTTATTAATCTTGCCCGGACCCTTCAAGCACACATGGAAGATCTCGACA CCTCAGACGATTCAGAAGATGAACAGGTGTGA